In the Triticum aestivum cultivar Chinese Spring chromosome 2B, IWGSC CS RefSeq v2.1, whole genome shotgun sequence genome, TTAAACAGTAAATAAAATAGGTAAAAATGGGCTAAATGGGTCTCAATCATGACAATTATGCAAAGATTGGGTCAAAAACAGCTAGTACGTAATTCATTTCCTAAAAAAAGCTAACCCATGTTAATCAGCACTATTAGAACATTTGCAGCATCCAGGGCATACCAAACATATCTCAGCAGCTGTATTCTTTCCACCAGCAGCATTCTCACTGCTGACCTGCGCCGGCTGTTTCTCAGCAGCTGTAGCGCATGGAACACAGCACATCCCTGCTTCGTCAAGCTTTTGGGCCTAGCGATCTGTTTGGCTGGGTCAGACGATCAAACGCCGCTAGTTACTTTGGTCCAACCGCCGGGACCCGGCGAGCACGAGGGCGGCCGACGCTGTCCACAACCGAGTAACCGACGGCCAGCAGTACGCCTACAAGAAGACGCCCGGTGGGTCGATATCGATCCGTGGGGGGTACCATAAGCAACACGTGGGTACGCAAGCGCGTGCCAACCCAAAATTTGACctcgttttcctttttttttatttcCTTCCTTTCTCCAACAGATACTGTATTTTACTCCTAAAAAAGAGATCCCTGGTCTAAAAGGAAGCTTGCAGCCCAGGCCCAGCCTTGCAACTGTCCGCCGGCCTATATCACAGCTCTGCCCGCCCTTTCTGGATGAGATAGCCTGGTTCAGTGATCTTCTCAGCCGTCCTCTTCTTCCTTCGTCCCTACGAGCGTCGTGTTGGCCTCCAATGGCGAGGGCTCCGGTGTTTCCCGCGCTCTTGTGCCTCGCGGTCCTCGCGCTGGCCGGCGGCGCCGATGCGAGGAAGATGGTCGGCGTGTACGAGCTCAAGAGAGGGGATTTCTCCGTCAAGATGACCAACTGGGGCGCCACCATCATGTCCGTCCTCGTCCCTGATTCCAAAGGTACGTTCATCTTCTTCCTTCTACccgaaaaacaacaacaacaaaaaagatcTTGTTTCCACCCTAAAATGAAAAGAGATCTCGTTCCCATACCAAGAAAATCATATAGCCTCTTATGTGTGATCTTGCCTTCGTTTGGCGTGTGATACTCACTAACCTCGCAACAAATTATTTTGCAGGGAATTTGGCTGATGTTGTGCTGGGCATGGACACCCTCGCTGAGTATGTTGTAAGTTCACCGAACCCTTCTAAAAATCACCTTTGCTGCATTCCTTGAGCGTCCGCCTGAAATGTAGATTGGTCATAGAACATTGCGTTGCGTCACTCCTTGTTTTACTTCTTTCTTTTTCGGTTCAGGGCATATATATGGGCTGTTCCACTGAATTCCTGTCTGTTCAACTGGCAATCGCTGGGTTTCATTTGCGTGCCTGTTACTTGATTACAGTCCGTTAGTACGAGTCAGGAGGAGAATATCACTCAACCTTTAGGCTAGCATCAATACCGGCATGCTCTTCCGAATACACTGTATTCACCACCACTTTGTCAATAGTCAATAGCTCATCATGTTCACATTTTCTGAAAAACTCTTACATGTAAGTATCAAAAGTACAGAGAAGAGAAAATTAAGCAGACAAGAGTACATGATCATGAATAAATAAATGAAACGACAAGCAGCTATAGGTGGATCCAATCCTTCTTGTGATTTTGAGTAGTGCACTAATTGCCCACCATGTGAAACAACCTCtctaaaagaaactacaaaaacttGTGGTCGTGGAATGATGAAGGGAGAGCTTTTGTTTTCTAAAAGAATTCTGGCCGTGGGATGGCCCTCGTCTGCCATACGCGCTGCAGATCTTCCGTTCATTGTCTACTAATCCCCACCCTCGCCCGTGATACACACACGTCCCTTGCTACTGTAGTCTCTTCCCATTAGTTTGATTTGAGTGGTCAAAGCATATATGGCAAGATCAGAACAGCCCGGCAACAGAATTTTCCATGCACGAGCTAAGTCGTCCACCAATCAATCAGATTTTCAGAGAAGCTTATCTGCGAGCCGTCATGCTAGACTAGTTGAAAATGACACCTCAACACCAACCAAGTTTGAGAAAAGTCATGTGTACAGGCCGTCAAGCTTTGAGCTGGTAGACAATGACGACAATCGCCAACCAGGCCCCATCGCTCCATCGTGCTGCTCCGATCCATATTATCATCAAAATCTGAAAGGCCACCGTACATACATAGTATATAGGAGTATAAGCAACGCGCTAAGCATGTGAAATCATATCTTATCCTAGCAAAGATTTGTCCGATTATTCGCCTGATCTCTCAACTTTATTGCTGTCCTGATGAGACACTTGACATCATGATGAGACACCACGTTAATTTCAAGTTGCTGTTTCCTCTGGTTATTCAGAATGATACCTCTTACTTTGGGCCGCTAAATGGGAGGGTGGCGCAGAGAATGGCCAGGGGCCGCTTCGTCCTCGACGGCAAAGTATACCATACGTACATCAATGACGGAAAGAACGCAATTCATGGTATGATATTGTCTGCTTGCTTCGATCAGAGGTTTGTTGTGCCTGCCATTGATTGCGCGTTTGAACTGTAGGTGGCAAAAGGGGGTTCAGCAAGGTGATATGGACGGTCAAGGAGTACGTCGCCGGCGGCGACTCCCCATACATCACCATGTACTACCGCAGCTTCGACGGAGAGCAAGGTGCAAAAAAAATGCAGTGATGTGGTCCATTTTTTCACAAGTTTTTGTCGCGCAACGCAATCAACAGCCGTGgttaaaaatgacaaatgagcaggGTTCCCCGGAGACCTGGACGTGTACGCGACGTACCAGCTGACGGGCCCGTACGAGCTGAGCATCCGCACGAACGCGACGGCGCTGAACAAGGCGACGCCGGTGAACTTCCTGCAGCACGTGTACCTGAACCTGGGCGGGCAGGGCAGCGGCGACATCCTGGGCCACACGCTCCAGCTCTCCGCGTCCAGGTACACCCCGCTGGACGTGGAGATGCTCCCGTCGTCCGGCCGCGTCGACCCCGTGGCCGGCACCAGCTACGACTTCCGCACGCCGATGCCAATCGGCGCGCGCATCAGGCAGGTCATGGGCGGCAAAGTCTACGGGTACGACATCAACTACGTCATCGACGGGGAGGGCATGCGGAAGGTGGCGGTGGCGCGGGACGGCAAGTCGGGGCGCGCGCTGGAGCTGTGGGCCAACCAGCCGGCCATGCAGCTCTACACCGGCAACTTTCTTAACCACACGAAGGGGAAGGGCGGCAAGCTGTACGAGCAGTACGGCGGGTTTTGCCTTGAGACGCAGGCGTACCCGGACGCCGTGAACCACCCCGAGTTCCCGTCGGTGACGGTGAGGCCCGGCCAGGTGTACAAGCACGACATGCGCTTCACTTTCTCCTTCTAGCTAGGCTGGACTATGGCTGCGCTATGGTAGTAGTAGTGCCACCATTGGTTAATGGATTGTAGATGTGTTCATTCTGGATTTGGAGGTGGCGCGATTCGTGGGACTGGATGCTGTTATGCCGTGAGACCAGAGCGGCTACGGTGCTTGAAAAATAAAATCATGCGTTTGTGCAGTGCAAACGAAAATATGCAAACGTTAGCCCTTTAGCGCTTCAACACGACTTCCAAAAAAAAATGTGTGCAAACGTTAGCTCTTTAAAGCTTCAGCGCGACCGTTGTGTGGTTTCATGATTAGAAGTACCCTGGTATTCCTTGACCATAAGAGTTTAACTCCCAGAATTGACATTGGTGTTTACATTTTTCTGCATTTATTCCACGCATTCCGGCGGTGTGTGTTCAGTAGGGAGAGACGTCCCCATCGACTAAGAAGGCGTCTGTGGCAACTTCATAAATCTTAAGATGATTTGCCGACTCactctctcggaggtgctcatagagatAGGGTGTATGTGCGCGTTTATAAAAgatgagtgtatgtgcgtatatATAAGCATCTGCGTCTGTATTATATTAAAGAAGTGCTTCAGCGCGACCCGAAATAAACCTTAAATTTTGATAACT is a window encoding:
- the LOC123045652 gene encoding galactose mutarotase isoform X3 — encoded protein: MARAPVFPALLCLAVLALAGGADARKMVGVYELKRGDFSVKMTNWGATIMSVLVPDSKGNLADVVLGMDTLAEYVNDTSYFGPLNGRVAQRMARGRFVLDGKVYHTYINDGKNAIHGGKRGFSKVIWTVKEYVAGGDSPYITMYYRSFDGEQGFPGDLDVYATYQLTGPYELSIRTNATALNKATPVNFLQHVYLNLGGQGSGDILGHTLQLSASRYTPLDVEMLPSSGRVDPVAGTSYDFRTPMPIGARIRQVMGGKVYGYDINYVIDGEGMRKVAVARDGKSGRALELWANQPAMQLYTGNFLNHTKGKGGKLYEQYGGFCLETQAYPDAVNHPEFPSVTVRPGQVYKHDMRFTFSF
- the LOC123045652 gene encoding galactose mutarotase isoform X1, giving the protein MARSPVFPALLCLAVLVLAGGADARRKMVGVYELKRGDFSVKMTNWGATIMSVLVPDSKGNLADVVLGMDTLAEYVNDTSYFGPLNGRVAQRMARGRFVLDGKVYHTYINDGKNAIHGGKRGFSKVIWTVKEYVAGGDSPYITMYYRSFDGEQGFPGDLDVYATYQLTGPYELSIRTNATALNKATPVNFLQHVYLNLGGQGSGDILGHTLQLSASRYTPLDVEMLPSSGRVDPVAGTSYDFRTPMPIGARIRQVMGGKVYGYDINYVIDGEGMRKVAVARDGKSGRALELWANQPAMQLYTGNFLNHTKGKGGKLYEQYGGFCLETQAYPDAVNHPEFPSVTVRPGQVYKHDMRFTFSF